A stretch of the Uranotaenia lowii strain MFRU-FL chromosome 3, ASM2978415v1, whole genome shotgun sequence genome encodes the following:
- the LOC129756805 gene encoding uncharacterized protein LOC129756805: protein MKILLTSAAILLVSSAVLILAETNQWGRRIAGDRLLARNTIVNNSLPVPIKSTVYQYAPPAGAIRPPNVTHILALDNVRNGLGGFAALISGGINQTRASLKLSSRPNLGFNFTVEIYGK, encoded by the exons ATGAAAATCCTGCTAACGAGTGCAGCAATTCTGCTGGTTTCATCAGCAGTTTTGATTCTGGCCGAAACAAATCAGTGGGGCCGCCGGATTGCCGGAGATCGACTGCTAGCCCGGAACACCATCGTGAACAACTCCCTTCCTGTGCCCATCAAAAGTACCGTTTACCAGTACGCACCCCCG GCGGGCGCCATTCGACCGCCAAACGTGACCCACATCCTGGCCCTCGATAATGTCCGGAACGGGTTGGGCGGTTTTGCGGCACTCATCTCCGGCGGCATTAATCAAACGCGGGCCTCGCTCAAACTCTCCTCCCGGCCAAATTTGGGATTCAATTTTACGGTTGAGATTTACGGCAAATAA